ATCTATTGCAATATCAGCTAAATGTTCTCTTGCAAAACCAAGAGATTTGCTTGCCATCGATGTAAGAACTACTTTTTTAATCGTTTCTTTATCTTTAATATCGATAGTAATAGCATACTTGTTTAATAAATTTAATGCTAAATCTAAAGCTTTTTTATAACCGGAAATAATGGTTGTTGGATGAACCTTTTGTTCAATTAACTCTTCGGCTTTTCTTAAAAGCTCTCCAGTAATTACAACAACAGTAGTTGTCCCATCACCAACCATATGATCCTGCGTTTTGGCTACTTCAATAAGCATTTTTGCAGCAGGATGTTCCACATCCATTTTATCAAGAATTGTTGCACCATCATTTGTTACTATTACATCTCCAAGAGAATCTACAAGCATTTTATCCATTCCTTTAGGACCTAATGTAGTCTTAATTATTTCACTAATTATCCTGGCAGCGGCAATATTATTTCTTTGAGCTGGTCTACCTCTAGTTCTAGTAGTTCCTTCTTTTAATATTAAAATAGGTGGTTGTCCTGAAGCTTCCAAAAAAATCACCTCAAACTCAAATTTTCTAGAGTAGAATGGATAAATACTCTAATATAAGTTTTTAACTATCTTTCCCTTTTAAATACGATATATAACATATTTTTTATTTTAATCTTTCCTTATTAAACTCTATTTATAGAGTTCTATATGATATACAAATCCTCTTTTTATCTTTAAAAGCTTTATTGAATAAAAAATTTTTAATAAGAATAAAGATAATATAAAGTTATTAAATAAATAATTCTTTTTTTATTCAATTTTAAAAATTAAAGAAAATATATTTCACTAAGATTACAGAAGTACTTAGTTTATATAGAGAATTGTATAATTTAAGAGGAGCTAAATTTTTAAAGAGTTTTAGCTTATAACTCCTTTTAAAAGAGTTTTTGCAGCTCTCTCAATATCTTCTCTTTTAACTGTTCTTCGGCCTGCATATTGTGCAAGACCTAGAGCTTCTTTAGCAAGTGCAAGACCTACTTCTTCAAGTATACGTTTAAGTTCTTCAGTCGCATCTTCACTAACGCGGGGAGCTCCAGCTTTTTTAATTATTCTATGAATCGGAGCTGAAGATAATTCACTTTCAGACATGATAACACCACTTTTAACAATAAAAATGGCTTAAAAATAATATTTATGCCTTTCTAAAATCTATATTCTCTTATTTATAACTTTTTATTTTAAAAAAATGGAAAAAATAGATTTTCAAAAACTTTTTTTAAAAAAATTTTTTAATAGTTTTATTCATATTTATAAAAAATATAGAAGAATTTAAAAATAATATAAATTAAGTATTTTTTAACATATAGATTGAATTATAAATAAAAATGATGCAATTATTTCTTTGAATCCAAGCGCCTGATTAGGAAGTATTTAAAAACAAGCTTCTATTTTCAAAAATAATAAAAAATGGTGTCATAGATTGGGAAGGGTAAAAACTGGAAGAGTAAAAAGACTAGCTAAAGAGATATTTGAGAAATACAGTAAAGAAATAAATGAAAATTTTGAAAAAAATAAGGCTTTAGTAAAACAAGTATTAGAAGGAGAAAAATCAAAAAAGATAATAAATTTAATTGCTGGATACTTAACTATTTTAGCTAAACAAAAAAGCGAAACTGAAAATAAAGAAGCTAATATTTCTACTACATCTACAGCAAAATTATAAAGTAGATTTTAATTTTAAATTATTAAAAATTATTTTTGAATGAATTCTTTAAATATAAGATAATTGAATTTTATTAATTAGAATGATGAATACGACCTGTACTGAGAATGATCGATGAAGAAAATGCACCTTCCTGAAAGTTGATGAGATTATGAGAATTATTCTTGTTGGATTTTTAAAGAAAGAGTTTAATAAAGAATTTATTGAAATAAAGCTTGATAAACCAATGGAATTAATTAAATTATTAAATAAGAAAATCCCTCGATTATCTAAATTAATTCTTATCGAATCTAAAAAATTATCATCTTCATTCATTTTTTTAAAAAATGGAGTATCAATTGATATTATGAGTGAAAATAAAACAATTTTAAATAATGAAGATATTTTAACAATAATCCCAGTATCCCATGGAGGTTAGATTTATTGCAATATTTTCATATAATGAAATATGGAGAATATTGTTTAATACTTTTTTTTATTAAAATAAAAAAAATTGAAGATGCTGAAAAAATACTGGAAGAATTTAAAAAAGTTACTTCTTTTCAATTTCAAATATTTGATGCAAAAGCTTTGATTAGTCCTCTTCAAGTAGAAGCTGCATTCATAAATGCACTTTTATCTATTCAAGCTAAAAAAAACATAGCTAGAAACCTAGCTTTAGAAATATTATTAAAAATAGCTGCTGAAGTACAAATTTCTAATGCTATAAAGAAAATAGGAATAAAGAATGGTTTAGAATATTTAGGAATATATTTAATAGGATCTTCAATAAAAGATATAGAAAAAGATATTAAAAAAATCATAGAAAAAATAAATGGTAAATTAATCGATTGGAAAGAAATACCTAAAAATAATATGAAAGATATTCTAAAAAAATATAATATAGAAGAGATTGAAATTAATAGCATATGTCAAGATAAATTGTTAAAACCTGAAGAATACTTAATATTAGAAAAAGTAGCTACTTCAGATTTATACAGATAAAAATTTAGGTGATTTTAATTTGCCACGAATAGCAGTTATTGATAAAGATTTATGTCAACCAAAAAAGTGTGGATATATTTGTAGAAAATTTTGTCCAAAAAACAGAACTGGAATTGAAACTATAAAAATTGGTGAAGACATATATCCCAATATATTAGAAATATTTTGTGTTGGATGTGGGCTTTGTGTAAAAAAATGTCCATTTAAAGCTATTACGATTGTAAATTTACCAGATAAATTAACAAAAGACCTTGTGCACCAATATGGGATAAACGCATTTAGATTATATAGGCTACCTTATTTAATTAAAGGAAAAATAACCGGATGTATAGGTAAAAATGCTCTTGGAAAATCTACAGCAATAAATATTCTTGCTGGACAACTCATTCCAAACTTTGGAGAAATTAATAGAAAAATCGAATTAAAAGATATTACAAATTTTTTTAGAGGGACTCTTATACAACAACATTTTAATGAATTGTTTAATAATTCATTAAAAGTGTCATATAAACCACAATATGTGAGTAACATACCTCAAATTATAAAAGGGAAAGTTTTTGAAATTTTAAAAAAAATAAGTAAAAATGAGGAAAAAATAAATTCTA
The DNA window shown above is from Nitrososphaerota archaeon and carries:
- a CDS encoding 30S ribosomal protein S17e is translated as MGRVKTGRVKRLAKEIFEKYSKEINENFEKNKALVKQVLEGEKSKKIINLIAGYLTILAKQKSETENKEANISTTSTAKL
- a CDS encoding MoaD/ThiS family protein translates to MRIILVGFLKKEFNKEFIEIKLDKPMELIKLLNKKIPRLSKLILIESKKLSSSFIFLKNGVSIDIMSENKTILNNEDILTIIPVSHGG
- the cgi121 gene encoding KEOPS complex subunit Cgi121 — its product is MQYFHIMKYGEYCLILFFIKIKKIEDAEKILEEFKKVTSFQFQIFDAKALISPLQVEAAFINALLSIQAKKNIARNLALEILLKIAAEVQISNAIKKIGIKNGLEYLGIYLIGSSIKDIEKDIKKIIEKINGKLIDWKEIPKNNMKDILKKYNIEEIEINSICQDKLLKPEEYLILEKVATSDLYR
- a CDS encoding NFYB/HAP3 family transcription factor subunit, with amino-acid sequence MSESELSSAPIHRIIKKAGAPRVSEDATEELKRILEEVGLALAKEALGLAQYAGRRTVKREDIERAAKTLLKGVIS